One window from the genome of Roseisolibacter agri encodes:
- a CDS encoding PEP-CTERM sorting domain-containing protein yields MSASILRRVLGAALALATTAGAASAQQFTINADVNNGFGAQCDQLGDSYHGTATGKCGSVYDSGRDAFDDYGKITSTPAGVLASRRTEAFLSRNLYRFVDTYYNSTGATITGDVTFFGDLGSDGTGRAVATNEFYRVSSDAFANSFGNDPVVAFVFGNNDFVGEFMTFAGNQHNHTLTATLTLLPGQSVSIMSFAFLARSLTRNPTTQASDEALAVATAQSLVANPFFDGLSADERARIANFGPGVVMPPPAGGTVAPEPGTWALLGTGLLGLAASARRRRV; encoded by the coding sequence ATGTCCGCTTCGATCCTGCGCCGAGTGCTCGGCGCCGCCCTCGCGCTCGCGACGACCGCGGGCGCCGCGTCGGCCCAGCAGTTCACCATCAACGCCGACGTCAACAACGGCTTCGGCGCCCAGTGCGACCAGCTCGGCGACTCGTACCACGGCACCGCCACCGGCAAGTGCGGCAGCGTCTACGACAGCGGCCGCGACGCGTTCGACGACTACGGCAAGATCACCAGCACGCCCGCGGGCGTCCTCGCCTCGCGCCGCACGGAGGCGTTCCTGTCGCGCAACCTGTACCGCTTCGTCGACACGTACTACAACAGCACCGGCGCCACGATCACCGGCGACGTGACCTTCTTCGGCGACCTCGGCTCCGACGGCACCGGGCGCGCCGTTGCGACGAACGAGTTCTATCGCGTGTCGTCGGACGCGTTCGCCAACTCGTTCGGCAACGACCCGGTCGTCGCGTTCGTGTTCGGCAACAACGACTTCGTCGGCGAGTTCATGACGTTCGCCGGCAACCAGCACAATCACACGCTGACCGCCACGCTGACGCTGCTGCCCGGCCAGTCGGTGAGCATCATGTCGTTCGCCTTCCTCGCGCGCTCGCTGACGCGCAACCCGACCACCCAGGCGTCCGACGAGGCGCTCGCGGTCGCGACCGCGCAGTCGCTGGTCGCCAACCCGTTCTTCGACGGCCTGAGCGCGGACGAGCGGGCGCGGATCGCGAACTTCGGCCCGGGCGTGGTGATGCCGCCGCCCGCCGGAGGGACGGTGGCGCCGGAGCCGGGGACGTGGGCGCTGCTCGGCACCGGCCTCCTGGGGCTCG
- a CDS encoding PEP-CTERM sorting domain-containing protein: MRLNALVASLAAATVAIAATSTPAHAAPLFGSEGCGGLTFVSCAAWSASYSGSTLSLTVTNESADAPASNANSVFTRIYLGNVARDYVLQANGFSVIGSNVGSWSYTNEGNGFNLLLEDTFGANAAGNNGLTVGRTVTFEFAFTQAITAADFSAVQLAIHDQGAVAGCGQSSKSVFDGGTGAFVGASVSCAPGGGGVGSVVPEPSTYLLMGSGLLGLAGIARRRRTA; encoded by the coding sequence ATGCGCCTCAACGCCCTCGTCGCCAGCCTCGCCGCCGCCACGGTCGCCATCGCCGCCACCAGCACGCCGGCCCATGCGGCGCCGCTCTTCGGCAGCGAGGGCTGCGGTGGGCTGACCTTCGTCTCCTGCGCGGCGTGGTCCGCGTCGTACTCCGGCAGCACGCTCTCGCTGACGGTGACGAACGAGTCCGCGGACGCCCCGGCCAGCAATGCGAACAGCGTCTTCACGCGCATCTACCTGGGCAACGTCGCGCGCGACTACGTGCTCCAGGCGAACGGCTTCTCGGTCATCGGCAGCAACGTCGGCTCGTGGAGCTACACCAACGAGGGCAACGGCTTCAACCTGCTGCTCGAGGACACCTTCGGCGCCAACGCGGCGGGCAACAACGGCCTCACGGTCGGCCGGACGGTGACCTTCGAGTTCGCCTTCACGCAGGCGATCACCGCCGCGGACTTCAGCGCGGTGCAGCTCGCGATCCACGACCAGGGCGCCGTCGCCGGCTGCGGCCAGTCGAGCAAGTCCGTCTTCGACGGCGGCACGGGTGCGTTCGTCGGCGCCAGCGTCTCGTGCGCCCCGGGCGGCGGCGGCGTCGGCAGCGTCGTCCCCGAGCCGTCGACCTACCTGCTCATGGGCAGCGGCCTGCTCGGCCTCGCCGGCATCGCGCGCCGCCGTCGCACCGCCTGA
- a CDS encoding agmatine deiminase family protein — protein MRDDIARGEIGPTGRGLASAFRADPVPQGIRSPQPAAQYRMPAEWERHDATWLAWPHHEPDWPGKLGPIPWVYAEIVRALHRYERVEILCHDETVREAAEQALAAHGVHQDGYRLHLAPNDRVWVRDSGPSAVLDDDGRVVWLNWAFNAWAKYDNYARDAEIGRVFERVTRIPRVEPMRPDRPDQRLVLEGGGIEVNGQGLLLVTEEWLLSDVQVRNPGMTREDYERAFRDWLGIRQTIWLGEGCVGDDTHGHVDDIARFVSPDTVVLAYEEDPADENHRRMADNLRRLELAGAARGALRVVKVPFPRAVEMNGERLPASYANFYVGNGVVLVPTFNDRNDRLALNAIAEAMPDHDVIGIHAVDLVWGLGTLHCLSQQQPAPQRRGGA, from the coding sequence ATGCGTGACGACATCGCGCGCGGCGAGATCGGACCGACGGGACGCGGCCTGGCGAGCGCGTTCCGCGCGGATCCGGTGCCGCAGGGGATCCGCAGCCCGCAGCCCGCGGCGCAGTACCGCATGCCGGCCGAGTGGGAGCGCCACGACGCCACCTGGCTCGCGTGGCCGCACCACGAGCCGGACTGGCCCGGCAAGCTCGGGCCGATCCCGTGGGTCTATGCGGAGATCGTCCGCGCGCTGCACCGCTACGAGCGCGTCGAGATCCTCTGCCACGACGAGACGGTGCGCGAGGCGGCCGAGCAGGCGCTCGCCGCGCACGGCGTGCACCAGGACGGGTACCGGCTGCACCTCGCGCCGAACGACCGCGTGTGGGTGCGCGACTCCGGCCCGTCCGCGGTGCTCGACGACGACGGCCGCGTCGTGTGGCTCAACTGGGCGTTCAACGCCTGGGCCAAATACGACAACTACGCGCGCGACGCGGAGATCGGCCGCGTGTTCGAGCGCGTCACGCGCATCCCGCGCGTCGAGCCGATGCGCCCCGACCGCCCCGACCAGCGGCTCGTGCTGGAAGGTGGCGGCATCGAGGTGAACGGCCAGGGGTTGCTGCTCGTGACCGAGGAGTGGCTGCTCTCGGACGTGCAGGTGCGCAATCCCGGGATGACGCGCGAGGACTACGAGCGCGCCTTCCGCGACTGGCTCGGCATCCGACAGACGATATGGCTCGGCGAGGGATGCGTGGGCGACGACACGCACGGCCACGTCGACGACATCGCGCGCTTCGTCTCGCCGGACACGGTGGTGCTCGCGTACGAGGAGGATCCGGCCGACGAGAACCACCGGCGCATGGCGGACAACCTCCGGCGCCTCGAGCTGGCCGGCGCCGCCCGCGGCGCGCTGCGTGTCGTGAAGGTGCCGTTCCCGCGCGCGGTCGAGATGAACGGCGAGCGCCTCCCGGCGAGCTACGCGAACTTCTACGTCGGCAACGGCGTCGTGCTCGTGCCGACGTTCAACGACCGCAACGACCGTTTGGCGCTGAACGCGATCGCGGAGGCGATGCCCGACCACGACGTGATCGGGATCCACGCGGTGGACCTGGTGTGGGGCCTGGGAACGCTGCACTGCCTGTCGCAGCAGCAGCCCGCACCGCAGCGGCGCGGCGGCGCCTAG
- a CDS encoding carbon-nitrogen hydrolase has protein sequence MRRDPFTIGIIQDHATDDVDANVARAVELIREAARQGAQIICLKELFNTTYFAKSTKVDHFDLAEPVPGPITDTMQALAKELAVVIIVPIFVRRAPGLYMNSAIVIDADGSVLGVYDKMHIPHDPMFEEKYYFTPGDGHQDYHGEKPGEANGFKVWKTRYANVGVLICWDQWYPEAARITTLLGADVLFYPTAIGWHPAEKDEWGEAQVQAWRTAQRAHAIANGVWVASPNRVGHEPEPGTNGLEFFGHSFVADPFGRVVAEAGTEQAVLVHTCDPRLQEEVRRNWPFLRDRRVDAYRPILNRFLGAPR, from the coding sequence ATGCGCCGCGACCCCTTCACCATCGGCATCATCCAGGACCACGCGACCGACGACGTCGATGCGAACGTCGCGCGCGCGGTCGAGCTCATCCGCGAGGCCGCGCGCCAGGGCGCGCAGATCATCTGCCTCAAGGAGCTCTTCAACACGACCTACTTCGCCAAGTCGACGAAGGTCGACCACTTCGACCTGGCGGAGCCGGTCCCCGGCCCCATCACCGACACGATGCAGGCGCTGGCGAAGGAGCTCGCCGTCGTCATCATCGTCCCGATCTTCGTGCGGCGGGCCCCCGGCCTCTACATGAACTCGGCGATCGTCATCGATGCCGACGGGAGCGTGCTGGGCGTCTACGACAAGATGCACATCCCGCACGACCCGATGTTCGAGGAGAAGTACTACTTCACCCCGGGCGACGGGCACCAGGACTACCACGGCGAGAAGCCGGGCGAGGCCAACGGCTTCAAGGTCTGGAAGACGCGCTACGCCAACGTCGGCGTCCTGATCTGCTGGGACCAGTGGTACCCCGAGGCCGCGCGCATCACGACGCTCCTCGGCGCCGACGTCCTGTTCTACCCGACGGCGATCGGCTGGCATCCGGCGGAGAAGGACGAGTGGGGCGAGGCGCAGGTGCAGGCGTGGCGCACGGCGCAGCGCGCGCACGCGATCGCCAACGGCGTCTGGGTCGCGAGCCCCAACCGCGTGGGCCACGAGCCCGAGCCCGGCACGAACGGCCTCGAGTTCTTCGGGCACTCGTTCGTCGCCGACCCGTTCGGCCGCGTGGTCGCCGAGGCGGGCACGGAGCAGGCGGTGCTGGTCCACACGTGCGATCCGCGGCTGCAGGAGGAGGTGCGCCGCAACTGGCCCTTCCTGCGCGACCGGCGCGTGGACGCGTACCGGCCGATCCTGAACCGCTTCCTCGGCGCGCCGCGGTGA
- the coaA gene encoding type I pantothenate kinase has protein sequence MAAVEPSSSPSYMSFTRAQWATLRANTPLLLDEDELRRLRGVNEPMPVDEVAEIYLPLSRLINLHVEAARDLLQVTDRFLGRPSQPPPFVVAIAGSVAAGKSTTARVLRALLARWPSHPKVELVTTDGFLHPNAVLEARGLMHRKGFPESYDVARLLRFLTDLKAGKPTVEAPVYSHLVYDIVPDERKTVRRPDVLILEGINVLQAPTAAARDEADGRPRLMVSDFIDFSIYVDADEAALEQWYVRRFLSLRDTAFRDPASYFHRYAALSEPEAIETAQRIWRDINWLNLKQNIEGTRERASVILRKGAEHAVEEVRLRRAPIVPAKLRRAK, from the coding sequence CTGGCCGCGGTCGAGCCGTCGTCGTCGCCGTCGTACATGAGCTTCACCCGCGCGCAGTGGGCCACGCTGCGCGCGAACACGCCGCTCCTGCTGGACGAGGACGAGCTGCGGCGGCTGCGCGGCGTGAACGAGCCGATGCCGGTGGACGAGGTGGCGGAGATCTACCTCCCGCTGTCGCGGCTCATCAACCTGCACGTCGAGGCCGCGCGCGACCTCCTGCAGGTCACCGACCGCTTCCTCGGCCGCCCCTCGCAGCCGCCGCCGTTCGTGGTGGCGATCGCCGGCAGCGTGGCGGCGGGGAAGAGCACGACGGCGCGCGTGCTGCGCGCGCTGCTGGCGCGCTGGCCGTCGCATCCGAAGGTCGAGCTGGTGACGACCGACGGCTTCCTGCATCCGAACGCGGTGCTCGAGGCGCGCGGGCTGATGCACCGGAAGGGCTTCCCGGAGAGCTACGACGTCGCGCGGCTGCTGCGCTTCCTCACGGACCTGAAGGCGGGCAAGCCGACGGTCGAGGCGCCGGTCTACTCGCACCTCGTCTACGACATCGTCCCCGACGAGCGGAAGACGGTGCGCCGCCCGGACGTGCTGATCCTCGAGGGGATCAACGTGCTGCAGGCGCCCACCGCCGCGGCGCGTGACGAGGCGGACGGCCGCCCGCGGCTGATGGTGTCGGACTTCATCGACTTCTCGATCTACGTCGACGCCGACGAGGCGGCGCTGGAGCAGTGGTACGTGCGCCGCTTCCTGAGCCTGCGCGACACGGCGTTCCGCGACCCGGCCTCGTACTTCCACCGCTACGCGGCGCTGTCGGAGCCCGAGGCGATCGAGACCGCGCAGCGCATCTGGCGCGACATCAACTGGCTGAACCTGAAGCAGAACATCGAAGGCACGCGCGAGCGCGCCTCGGTGATCCTGCGCAAGGGCGCCGAGCACGCGGTCGAGGAGGTGCGGCTGCGCCGCGCCCCCATCGTGCCCGCGAAATTGCGGCGCGCGAAGTAG